Proteins encoded by one window of Opitutia bacterium:
- a CDS encoding cytochrome c3 family protein, producing MKTVFRSLCRPLCAAAFALVLPLTVRAVDKPEPAKTAAAEEPAKPAVVPNSECMDCHEAEFKARKKGQPKEWVGVKPEVFAKSVHSKLNCVDCHADIKEAPHDSKVAPAQCASCHDKATSQFATSIHGMSHKMGASDAASCTSCHGTHDIVPVKQIDSPVFKLNLTKTCGKCHDDPKLAKEYRMGQKDAALHYNDSIHGQALMLKGLIVAPSCNDCHGVHDIKRSIDKDSHTSHANIAKSCGNCHVGIEDTYNASVHGQLLAKGDKKGPVCTDCHSAHDIEKPKTAHFKEQSDQSCGKCHEDRLEHYRDTYHGKAMALGRPNVASDVAACYDCHGHHDVFPVSDARSRLSKEKIVGTCQQCHKGATEKFTQFQAHANPMDGKNYPILNKVFLFMTCLLIGTFAFFGLHTVLWLVRSVYLYLTDSKTFREAVLKQHTDDVLYTRFTPFERFLHMLVVTSFLLLVITGMPLKFYYTSWAKMIFNLMGGAEVARTLHHFGAIMTFGYFVLHLSELAHSFWKNRGAIRNPESGKIEFMRIFRALFGPDSMAPSIQDWHDFVAHNKWFFGKGPRPQFDRWTYWERFDYLAVFWGVAMIGVSGLILWFPKFFTQFLPGWTINIAHVIHSDEALLAAGFIFTFHFFNTHFRIEKFPMDTVIFSGRISQTEMLHERKRWYDRLVKSGKLEDYKVKDEWQGRKKVATAAGFLFFGTGLVLLVLIVYAMVSRLLH from the coding sequence ATGAAAACCGTGTTTCGCTCCCTATGTCGCCCGCTTTGTGCGGCGGCTTTTGCGCTGGTTCTACCCCTGACCGTTCGCGCTGTCGACAAGCCCGAGCCCGCCAAGACCGCTGCCGCCGAGGAGCCGGCCAAGCCCGCCGTCGTCCCGAACAGCGAGTGCATGGATTGCCACGAGGCCGAGTTCAAGGCGCGCAAGAAGGGCCAGCCGAAGGAGTGGGTCGGCGTGAAGCCCGAGGTCTTCGCGAAGTCCGTCCACAGCAAACTCAATTGCGTCGATTGCCACGCCGACATCAAGGAGGCGCCGCACGATTCCAAGGTCGCGCCCGCGCAATGCGCCTCGTGCCACGACAAGGCCACTTCGCAATTCGCGACGAGCATCCACGGCATGAGCCACAAGATGGGCGCGTCCGACGCCGCCTCGTGCACCAGCTGCCACGGCACGCACGACATCGTGCCGGTGAAGCAGATCGATTCCCCCGTTTTCAAACTCAACCTCACCAAGACGTGCGGCAAGTGCCACGACGACCCGAAGCTCGCGAAGGAATATCGCATGGGCCAGAAGGACGCGGCGCTGCACTACAACGACAGCATCCACGGCCAGGCACTGATGCTGAAGGGCCTCATCGTTGCGCCGTCCTGCAACGACTGCCACGGCGTCCACGACATCAAGCGCTCGATCGACAAGGACTCGCACACCAGCCACGCCAACATCGCGAAGTCCTGCGGCAACTGCCACGTCGGCATCGAGGACACTTACAACGCCAGCGTGCACGGCCAGCTCCTCGCCAAGGGCGACAAGAAGGGCCCGGTCTGCACCGACTGCCACAGCGCGCACGACATCGAGAAGCCCAAGACCGCGCACTTCAAGGAGCAGAGCGACCAGAGCTGCGGCAAGTGTCACGAAGACCGGCTCGAGCATTACCGCGACACCTATCACGGCAAAGCGATGGCCCTCGGCCGCCCGAACGTCGCCTCCGACGTCGCCGCCTGCTACGACTGCCACGGTCACCACGACGTGTTCCCCGTGAGCGACGCGCGCTCGCGCCTCTCGAAGGAGAAAATCGTCGGCACCTGCCAGCAGTGCCACAAGGGCGCGACCGAGAAGTTCACGCAGTTCCAGGCACACGCCAACCCGATGGACGGAAAGAACTATCCGATCCTGAACAAGGTGTTCCTCTTCATGACGTGCCTGCTGATCGGCACCTTCGCCTTCTTCGGCCTGCACACGGTCCTCTGGCTCGTGCGCTCGGTGTATCTCTACCTCACCGACTCGAAGACCTTCCGCGAAGCCGTCCTCAAGCAGCACACCGATGACGTGCTCTACACGCGCTTTACGCCGTTCGAGCGTTTCCTGCACATGCTCGTGGTCACGAGCTTCCTCCTGCTGGTCATCACCGGCATGCCGCTGAAGTTCTACTACACCAGCTGGGCAAAGATGATCTTCAACCTCATGGGCGGCGCCGAAGTCGCGCGCACGCTGCACCACTTCGGTGCGATCATGACGTTCGGCTACTTCGTGCTGCACCTTTCGGAGCTCGCGCACTCGTTCTGGAAGAACCGCGGCGCGATCCGCAATCCGGAGTCGGGCAAGATCGAGTTTATGCGCATCTTCCGCGCGCTGTTCGGTCCCGACTCGATGGCGCCGTCGATCCAGGATTGGCACGACTTCGTGGCGCACAACAAGTGGTTCTTCGGCAAGGGCCCGCGCCCGCAGTTCGACCGCTGGACGTATTGGGAGCGCTTCGACTACCTCGCGGTGTTCTGGGGCGTCGCGATGATCGGCGTGTCCGGCCTCATCCTCTGGTTCCCGAAGTTCTTCACCCAGTTCCTGCCGGGCTGGACGATCAACATCGCCCACGTCATCCACTCCGACGAGGCGCTGCTCGCCGCCGGCTTCATCTTCACGTTCCACTTCTTCAACACGCACTTCCGCATCGAGAAATTCCCGATGGATACCGTCATCTTCTCGGGCCGCATCTCGCAGACGGAAATGCTCCACGAGCGCAAACGCTGGTATGACCGCCTCGTGAAGAGCGGTAAACTCGAGGACTACAAGGTCAAGGACGAGTGGCAGGGCCGCAAGAAGGTCGCGACCGCCGCGGGCTTCCTGTTCTTCGGCACCGGCCTCGTGCTCCTCGTGCTCATCGTCTACGCCATGGTCTCGCGGTTGCTCCACTGA
- a CDS encoding cytochrome c3 family protein: MNEGNAVFRPARQALAGFAIVASALCAFGQAAPTEKPPPAVKNSECLECHEAEFKSRKAGQPKEWVGVRPEEYAKSIHGKLACVECHSTIKEAEHEPRVPKVDCRSCHDKVAKTHAFHPRLALENPPLDKDTSCVGCHGTHESVAVKHGDFAYTPEKQAKSCGACHEAATKDYLASAHALRGKQGERAVPECLSCHREPIAAKKGEPMTVELKLAQTKLCESCHVEKPELAGKPAMGAKFVSSFEQSVHGAALHEGKKEAASCVDCHGAHQMNRAAVAGAKVSHARVSDTCAKCHEKQTTEYKSSAHAIALAKGNVDSATCTSCHGEHDIKLHNDPNSPVNKSNLAQKVCADCHSSVRLTKKYGLSNDAFRTFSDSYHGLAVRGGAVEVVNCASCHGAHAIKSQKDPSSSIHRDNLARTCGECHPGANTRFALGQVHANEQDKAQAPILYWIANIYVILIVAVIGGMTIHNGLDFYRKTRRKLDMQKGLIEEPHVAHRLYLRMTTNERIQHAVLGISFTGLVVTGFMLRYPEAWWVVGIRNLSGKAFELRSLGHRVSGIVILAVSLWHILYLAFTPHGRQLFLDILPRWRDVTDPWKVLKFNLGLSKEKPQFPRFCYIEKAEYWAMVWGMIVMTLTGFILWFDNTSMGLMGKLGFDISRSIHFYEAVLATLAIIVWHFYFVIFNPDVYPMNLAWLTGRMSEREMMDEHPLQLEEMKAAEDKAAGQTPPATPPDSSPKPPDSH, encoded by the coding sequence ATGAATGAGGGAAATGCAGTTTTTCGTCCGGCGCGACAGGCGCTGGCGGGTTTCGCAATCGTCGCGAGCGCGTTGTGCGCCTTCGGCCAGGCCGCTCCGACGGAGAAACCGCCGCCGGCGGTGAAGAACTCCGAATGTCTCGAGTGCCACGAAGCCGAGTTCAAATCGCGCAAAGCCGGCCAGCCGAAAGAGTGGGTGGGCGTGCGCCCCGAGGAATATGCCAAGTCCATCCACGGCAAACTCGCCTGCGTCGAGTGCCACTCGACGATCAAGGAAGCCGAGCACGAGCCGCGCGTGCCGAAGGTCGATTGCCGGAGCTGCCACGACAAGGTAGCGAAGACCCACGCCTTTCACCCGCGCCTTGCGCTCGAGAACCCGCCGCTCGACAAGGACACTTCCTGCGTCGGCTGCCACGGCACGCATGAGAGCGTCGCCGTGAAACACGGCGACTTCGCCTACACGCCCGAGAAGCAGGCAAAATCCTGCGGCGCATGCCATGAGGCCGCGACGAAGGACTACCTCGCCTCCGCCCACGCCCTCCGCGGCAAGCAGGGCGAGCGCGCCGTGCCGGAGTGCCTGTCGTGCCACCGCGAGCCCATCGCCGCGAAGAAGGGCGAGCCGATGACCGTCGAGCTCAAGCTCGCTCAGACGAAACTCTGCGAATCCTGTCACGTCGAGAAACCGGAGCTCGCCGGCAAGCCCGCCATGGGCGCGAAGTTTGTTTCCTCGTTCGAACAATCCGTGCACGGCGCGGCCCTGCACGAGGGCAAAAAGGAGGCGGCGAGCTGCGTCGACTGCCACGGCGCCCACCAGATGAACCGCGCCGCGGTCGCTGGCGCCAAGGTCAGCCACGCCCGCGTGTCGGACACCTGCGCGAAGTGCCATGAGAAGCAGACCACGGAATACAAGAGCAGCGCCCACGCGATCGCCCTCGCCAAGGGCAATGTCGACTCCGCCACCTGCACCAGCTGCCACGGCGAGCACGACATCAAGCTGCACAACGATCCGAATTCGCCGGTCAACAAGTCCAACCTCGCGCAGAAGGTCTGCGCCGATTGCCACTCCTCGGTTCGCCTGACCAAGAAATACGGCCTGTCGAACGATGCCTTCCGCACGTTCTCCGACAGCTACCACGGACTCGCCGTGCGCGGTGGCGCGGTCGAAGTGGTCAACTGCGCGAGTTGCCACGGTGCGCACGCGATCAAATCGCAGAAGGATCCGTCGTCCTCGATCCATCGCGACAATCTCGCCCGCACCTGCGGTGAGTGTCACCCCGGCGCCAACACGCGCTTCGCGCTCGGCCAGGTCCACGCCAACGAGCAGGACAAGGCGCAGGCGCCCATCCTTTACTGGATCGCGAACATCTACGTGATCCTGATCGTCGCCGTGATCGGCGGCATGACGATCCACAACGGTCTCGATTTCTACCGGAAGACCCGCCGCAAGCTCGACATGCAGAAGGGTCTCATCGAGGAGCCGCACGTCGCGCACCGGCTCTACTTGCGCATGACGACCAACGAGCGCATCCAGCACGCCGTGCTCGGGATCAGCTTCACCGGCCTCGTCGTCACCGGCTTCATGCTGCGCTACCCGGAGGCGTGGTGGGTTGTCGGCATCCGCAACCTCAGCGGCAAGGCCTTCGAGCTGCGCAGCCTCGGCCACCGCGTGTCGGGCATCGTGATTCTCGCCGTTTCGCTCTGGCACATCCTCTACCTGGCCTTCACGCCGCACGGCCGACAGCTGTTCCTCGACATCCTGCCGCGCTGGCGCGACGTCACCGATCCGTGGAAGGTGCTCAAGTTCAACCTCGGCCTTTCGAAGGAGAAACCGCAGTTCCCGCGCTTCTGCTACATCGAGAAGGCCGAGTATTGGGCCATGGTCTGGGGCATGATCGTGATGACGCTCACCGGCTTCATCCTCTGGTTCGACAACACCTCGATGGGCCTGATGGGCAAGCTGGGCTTCGACATCTCGCGCAGCATCCACTTCTACGAGGCCGTCCTCGCGACGCTCGCGATCATCGTCTGGCACTTCTACTTCGTCATCTTCAATCCCGACGTCTACCCGATGAACCTCGCGTGGCTCACCGGCCGCATGTCCGAGCGCGAGATGATGGACGAGCACCCGCTCCAGCTCGAGGAGATGAAAGCCGCCGAGGACAAGGCCGCGGGTCAGACGCCTCCCGCGACTCCGCCGGACTCGTCCCCCAAGCCGCCCGACTCTCACTAG
- a CDS encoding cytochrome c: MKTISKLALAGVVLAFTAGASFAATTAENWENSCASCHGMDGKAQTKQGKKLKVRDYTDPKVQAEMKDDTMLVAILDGVKENGKERMKGYKGELSEQECKDLVTFIRQLKP, from the coding sequence ATGAAGACTATCTCCAAACTCGCTCTGGCTGGCGTCGTGCTGGCGTTCACCGCGGGTGCGTCGTTTGCTGCGACCACCGCCGAAAATTGGGAAAACTCCTGCGCGTCGTGCCACGGCATGGACGGCAAGGCCCAGACCAAGCAGGGCAAGAAACTCAAGGTCCGCGACTACACCGACCCGAAGGTGCAGGCCGAGATGAAGGACGATACCATGCTCGTCGCCATCCTCGACGGCGTGAAGGAAAACGGCAAAGAGCGCATGAAGGGCTACAAGGGCGAGCTCTCGGAGCAGGAGTGCAAGGACCTCGTGACGTTCATTCGCCAGCTGAAACCCTGA
- a CDS encoding NapC/NirT family cytochrome c codes for MSSETSSTSSAPLKPRSNYNNWISAIGAVIAVGSLFSFALLTWMDLTGSNKNPYLGIFTYLVAPGFLIAGLAMIFFGAWAQRRWLEKHGETMPDKWRLNFSDPVARRRLIMFGVAGVGFLLLSAFGSYQTFHYAESNQFCGQVCHQAMNPEFQTYQRGAHARVDCVQCHVGSGAAAFVKAKLNGTRQLYGYILDNYSRPIDTPVHNLRPARETCEKCHWPEKFHGNVDMSFDHYLSDKKNTAVSIRMLMHVNSGRVGSPLAGIHWHVSPDSTVEYYAADADRQDIVWMRVTNKKDGSARIYRNEEFKGEPPAGAVREMDCIDCHNRPAHVFPTANEAVERAMALGEIPTKFPNVKRVAVQAMLQKDIKTDAEAPTKIADFLRNKFKDDADLPALIAGVQKTFAATVFVDRKADWRVYPNNIGHKDWPGCFRCHDDKHKTATGESVKASDCTSCHSIIAQGKVAEMSTISPTGFEFKHPGGEYDEELKCADCHNGGIQGK; via the coding sequence ATGTCCTCCGAGACCTCCTCCACCTCCTCGGCGCCGCTCAAGCCGCGCTCGAACTACAACAACTGGATCAGCGCCATTGGCGCGGTCATCGCCGTCGGCTCGCTCTTCTCGTTTGCGCTGCTGACCTGGATGGATCTCACGGGCTCCAACAAGAACCCGTATCTCGGCATCTTCACTTACCTCGTCGCCCCCGGCTTCCTCATCGCCGGCCTCGCGATGATCTTTTTCGGCGCCTGGGCCCAGCGCCGCTGGCTCGAGAAGCACGGCGAAACGATGCCCGACAAGTGGCGCCTCAACTTCTCCGACCCCGTCGCCCGCCGCCGCTTGATCATGTTCGGCGTGGCCGGCGTCGGTTTCCTGCTGCTCTCCGCCTTCGGCAGCTACCAGACCTTCCACTACGCGGAATCCAATCAATTCTGCGGCCAGGTCTGCCACCAGGCGATGAACCCCGAGTTTCAGACCTACCAGCGCGGCGCGCACGCGCGCGTCGACTGCGTGCAGTGTCACGTCGGCTCCGGCGCCGCCGCCTTCGTCAAAGCCAAGCTCAACGGCACCCGCCAACTCTACGGCTACATCCTCGACAACTACAGCCGCCCGATCGACACGCCCGTGCACAATCTCCGCCCCGCGCGCGAGACCTGCGAAAAATGCCACTGGCCGGAAAAATTCCACGGCAATGTCGACATGTCCTTCGATCACTACCTGTCGGACAAGAAGAACACCGCCGTCTCGATCCGCATGCTCATGCACGTGAACTCCGGTCGCGTCGGCAGCCCGCTCGCCGGCATTCACTGGCACGTCTCGCCCGACAGCACCGTCGAATACTACGCGGCCGACGCCGACCGCCAGGACATCGTTTGGATGCGCGTCACGAACAAGAAGGACGGCAGCGCCCGCATCTACCGCAACGAGGAGTTCAAGGGCGAGCCGCCGGCCGGCGCCGTTCGCGAAATGGACTGCATCGACTGCCACAACCGCCCGGCGCACGTCTTCCCGACCGCCAACGAAGCCGTCGAGCGCGCCATGGCCCTCGGCGAGATCCCGACCAAGTTCCCCAACGTCAAACGCGTCGCCGTCCAAGCCATGCTCCAGAAGGACATCAAGACCGACGCCGAGGCGCCGACGAAGATTGCCGACTTCCTCCGCAATAAATTCAAGGACGACGCCGATCTGCCTGCGCTCATTGCCGGTGTGCAAAAGACCTTTGCCGCGACGGTCTTCGTCGATCGCAAGGCCGACTGGCGCGTCTACCCGAACAACATCGGCCACAAAGACTGGCCCGGCTGCTTCCGCTGCCACGACGACAAACACAAGACCGCCACCGGCGAGTCCGTGAAAGCCAGCGACTGCACGTCCTGCCACTCCATCATCGCGCAGGGCAAGGTCGCGGAGATGTCGACCATTTCGCCCACCGGTTTCGAGTTCAAGCACCCCGGCGGCGAATACGACGAAGAGCTCAAGTGCGCCGATTGCCACAACGGCGGCATCCAGGGCAAGTGA
- a CDS encoding c-type cytochrome encodes MKTTIKIALAGLALAFVGGVSYAAPASENWENSCASCHGADGKAQTKQGKKLKIRDYTDAAVQAELKDEEMVKAILDGVKGDNGKERMKGFKDELSEQDAKDLVAFIRKMKA; translated from the coding sequence ATGAAAACCACGATCAAGATCGCTCTCGCCGGCCTCGCGCTGGCATTCGTCGGCGGCGTCTCGTATGCCGCTCCCGCCTCCGAGAACTGGGAAAACTCCTGCGCTTCCTGCCATGGCGCAGACGGCAAAGCCCAGACCAAGCAAGGCAAGAAACTGAAGATCCGTGACTACACGGACGCTGCAGTCCAGGCCGAGCTCAAGGACGAGGAAATGGTCAAAGCCATCCTCGACGGCGTGAAGGGCGACAACGGCAAGGAGCGCATGAAGGGATTCAAGGACGAGCTGTCCGAACAGGACGCGAAGGACCTCGTCGCCTTCATCCGCAAAATGAAGGCCTGA
- a CDS encoding hydrogenase maturation protease — translation MIGLDELSAVPASRELGAPQPAAQVLLLGVGNWLMGDEGVGIHVVRELETQPPLFGVRTLDGGTGGVNLLLELEGMRDVVMVDATRDGQPAGAITFLQPRQVGDLPRGLGAHDFGLKDLFAAAALLGQLPTIHLYTISVEELKPMCTDLSPAVAAAVPEVVHAMHALAARLAAEGQGSR, via the coding sequence ATGATCGGCCTCGATGAGCTTTCTGCCGTGCCGGCGTCCCGTGAACTCGGGGCGCCGCAACCCGCCGCGCAGGTGCTCCTGCTCGGCGTGGGCAACTGGCTCATGGGGGACGAGGGCGTCGGGATCCACGTCGTGCGCGAACTCGAAACGCAGCCGCCGCTGTTCGGCGTGCGCACGCTCGATGGCGGCACGGGAGGCGTGAACCTGCTGCTCGAGCTCGAAGGCATGCGCGACGTGGTCATGGTCGACGCGACGCGCGACGGGCAACCGGCCGGCGCCATCACTTTCCTTCAACCGCGCCAGGTGGGCGACCTGCCGCGCGGGCTCGGGGCGCACGACTTTGGGTTGAAGGACCTTTTTGCGGCCGCGGCTCTCCTGGGGCAATTGCCCACGATTCATCTCTACACCATTTCGGTCGAAGAGCTGAAACCCATGTGCACGGATTTGTCGCCGGCAGTGGCGGCGGCGGTGCCGGAAGTCGTGCACGCGATGCACGCGCTGGCTGCGCGACTGGCGGCCGAAGGGCAGGGGAGCCGATGA
- the cybH gene encoding Ni/Fe-hydrogenase, b-type cytochrome subunit: MPSHDYQRVYVWQQPVRWFHWINALCIVTLCTTGYFIAHPPAFMNSGEAVENFWFGKLRLVHFVTAYVFFGNFMFRLYWSLVGNKYASWRNFFPLSKAQMTQVVDVMTVDVLQSRYKPMRNLGHNSVAYFTYTGTGLLTLFQVASGFALYAPMSDHWFPQLFAWVVPLFGSEQNLRVFHYAVTWLFGVFVFIHVYLVMYHDYVEGHGVLTSIIGGWKFMEKGKVQAEHASGISGLPTKPSKP; the protein is encoded by the coding sequence ATGCCCTCACACGACTATCAACGCGTCTACGTGTGGCAGCAGCCGGTGCGTTGGTTCCATTGGATCAACGCGCTGTGCATCGTCACGCTGTGCACGACCGGTTACTTCATCGCGCATCCGCCGGCGTTCATGAATTCGGGCGAAGCGGTGGAGAACTTCTGGTTCGGGAAGCTGCGCCTCGTGCACTTCGTGACCGCCTACGTGTTCTTCGGGAACTTCATGTTCCGGCTCTACTGGTCGCTCGTCGGCAACAAATACGCGAGCTGGCGGAATTTCTTCCCGCTCTCGAAGGCGCAGATGACGCAGGTCGTGGACGTCATGACCGTCGACGTCCTCCAGTCGCGCTACAAGCCGATGCGCAACCTCGGCCACAACTCCGTCGCCTACTTCACCTACACCGGCACGGGACTCCTCACGTTGTTCCAGGTCGCGTCGGGCTTCGCGCTCTACGCGCCGATGAGCGACCACTGGTTTCCGCAGCTGTTCGCGTGGGTCGTGCCGCTGTTTGGCAGCGAGCAGAACCTGCGCGTGTTCCACTACGCGGTGACGTGGCTGTTCGGCGTGTTCGTGTTCATTCACGTCTATCTCGTGATGTATCACGACTACGTGGAAGGCCACGGCGTGCTGACGTCCATCATCGGCGGCTGGAAGTTCATGGAGAAGGGCAAGGTTCAGGCGGAGCACGCCAGTGGCATCTCCGGTCTGCCGACCAAACCATCGAAACCGTAA
- a CDS encoding nickel-dependent hydrogenase large subunit has protein sequence MSERIVVDPVTRIEGHLRIEAEVKDGKIVDAWSAGTMVRGLEIILRGRDPRDAWAFCERVCGVCTTVHALASVRSVEDALGIHVPANAELIRNIMFCTQYMHDHVVHFYHLHALDWVDVISALKADPVATSALAQKLSKYPKSSPNYYVELQKRLTKFVESGQLGIFANGYWGHPAFKLPPEANLMAVGHYLEALEWQKEIVKIHTIFGGKNPHPNYLVGGVPCSINIDEANAINAERLAFVGQTLQRAKEFVEQVYIPDVLAVAPFYLDWAGIGGGLENYLVYGDLPTNGFADVKSFKFPRGAILGRNLNEVHPVDPKNDQDEIKEFIDHSWYEYSKGGGLHPWDGETNLKYSGPKPPYEHLDVDKKYSWLKTPRWKGHAMEVGPLSRMLVGYAAGNDDIKGAVTDALGALKAPPSVLFSTLGRTAARAIESQLAAKWGLEFFNTLLANIKAGETRTFTREKWEPSTWPKMAKGVGCTEAPRGALAHWIVIGDQKIANYQLVVPSTWNASPRDGKGQRSAYEASLIGTPVHDPHQPLEIIRTIHSFDPCLACAVHLYEDKKEIARHELLVK, from the coding sequence ATGAGCGAAAGAATTGTTGTTGATCCTGTCACTCGCATCGAAGGCCACCTCCGCATCGAGGCGGAGGTGAAAGACGGCAAGATCGTCGATGCCTGGAGCGCCGGCACGATGGTGCGCGGCTTGGAGATCATCCTCCGCGGTCGCGACCCGCGCGACGCCTGGGCGTTCTGCGAGCGCGTTTGCGGCGTGTGCACGACGGTGCACGCGCTCGCTTCGGTGCGTTCCGTCGAGGACGCGCTCGGCATCCACGTCCCCGCGAACGCAGAACTGATCCGAAACATCATGTTCTGCACGCAATACATGCATGACCACGTGGTGCATTTCTATCACTTGCATGCGTTGGATTGGGTCGACGTCATCAGCGCGCTGAAGGCTGACCCGGTCGCCACCTCCGCGCTGGCGCAGAAGCTGTCGAAGTATCCGAAGAGCTCGCCGAATTACTATGTCGAGCTGCAGAAGCGGCTCACGAAATTCGTCGAGAGCGGCCAGCTCGGCATCTTTGCCAACGGTTACTGGGGCCATCCGGCGTTCAAGCTTCCGCCCGAGGCGAACTTGATGGCGGTCGGCCATTACCTCGAAGCGCTCGAGTGGCAAAAGGAGATCGTGAAGATCCACACGATCTTCGGCGGCAAGAATCCGCATCCGAATTATCTCGTGGGCGGCGTGCCGTGCTCGATCAACATCGACGAGGCCAACGCGATCAACGCCGAGCGTCTCGCCTTCGTCGGCCAGACGCTGCAGCGCGCGAAAGAATTCGTCGAACAGGTCTACATCCCGGACGTGCTCGCGGTCGCGCCGTTCTATCTCGACTGGGCGGGCATCGGCGGCGGTCTCGAAAACTATCTCGTTTACGGCGATCTGCCGACGAACGGCTTCGCAGACGTGAAGAGCTTCAAGTTCCCGCGCGGCGCGATCCTCGGCCGCAACCTGAACGAAGTTCACCCCGTCGACCCGAAGAACGATCAGGACGAGATCAAGGAGTTCATCGACCACTCGTGGTATGAATATTCGAAGGGCGGCGGCCTCCACCCGTGGGACGGCGAGACGAACCTGAAGTATTCCGGCCCGAAGCCGCCCTACGAGCACCTCGACGTCGACAAAAAATACTCCTGGCTGAAGACGCCGCGCTGGAAGGGCCACGCGATGGAGGTCGGTCCGCTCTCGCGCATGCTCGTCGGCTACGCCGCGGGCAACGACGACATCAAGGGCGCGGTCACCGACGCGCTCGGCGCGCTCAAGGCGCCTCCGTCCGTGCTGTTCTCGACGCTCGGCCGCACCGCGGCCCGCGCGATCGAGTCGCAGCTCGCGGCGAAGTGGGGCCTCGAGTTCTTCAACACGCTTCTCGCGAACATCAAGGCGGGCGAGACCCGCACCTTTACCCGCGAGAAATGGGAGCCGAGCACCTGGCCGAAGATGGCGAAGGGCGTCGGCTGCACCGAGGCGCCGCGCGGCGCGCTCGCGCACTGGATTGTCATCGGCGACCAGAAGATCGCGAACTACCAGCTGGTGGTTCCGAGCACCTGGAACGCCTCGCCGCGCGACGGCAAGGGCCAGCGCTCCGCTTACGAGGCTTCGCTGATCGGCACGCCCGTGCACGACCCGCACCAGCCGCTCGAAATCATCCGCACCATTCACTCGTTCGACCCGTGCCTCGCCTGCGCTGTCCATCTCTACGAGGACAAGAAGGAAATCGCGCGTCACGAGTTGCTGGTGAAGTAA
- a CDS encoding hydrogenase small subunit: protein MEIESATKPQKKDETIYEHMLARGVSRRDFLQFCAWMGACIGLEQTGVAQMTKALETKKRIPVVWLHFQECTCCSESFIRSSHPIVADILLDKVSLDYSETLMAASGHQAEKSLQDTIKNYKGEYLLCIEGSVPTAEDGVYCCIGGRTALQIAEEVAKDAKAVVAWGNCACSGCVQAAKPNPTSAKPIHKIIGGKPIVNVQGCPPIAEVMAGVLVHLLTFDRIPQLDNLGRPKAFYSRRVHDTCYRRPNYDAGLFVESFDDENARKGYCLYKVGCRGPSTYNSCGTIRWNGGISFPIQSGHPCIGCSEANFWDNGPFYQRVPAFPGFGIEQTADKLGIAALAASAGGAAVHAVMTNIRKRHEIGEHAGENAEQAEKDNPESKS, encoded by the coding sequence ATGGAAATCGAATCGGCAACGAAACCCCAAAAGAAGGACGAAACGATCTACGAACACATGTTGGCGCGCGGCGTAAGCCGACGTGACTTCCTGCAGTTCTGCGCCTGGATGGGCGCCTGTATCGGGCTGGAGCAAACCGGCGTGGCGCAAATGACCAAGGCGCTCGAGACGAAGAAGCGCATTCCCGTTGTCTGGCTGCATTTCCAGGAATGCACGTGCTGCAGCGAGTCCTTCATCCGCAGCTCGCACCCGATCGTCGCCGACATCCTGCTCGACAAGGTTTCGCTCGACTACTCCGAGACGCTGATGGCCGCCTCCGGTCACCAAGCGGAGAAATCCCTCCAGGACACGATCAAGAATTACAAGGGTGAGTATCTCCTCTGCATCGAAGGCTCCGTGCCGACGGCGGAGGACGGCGTGTATTGCTGCATCGGCGGCCGCACCGCGCTGCAGATCGCCGAGGAAGTGGCGAAGGACGCGAAGGCCGTCGTCGCGTGGGGCAACTGCGCCTGCTCCGGTTGCGTGCAGGCCGCGAAGCCGAACCCGACTTCCGCCAAGCCGATCCACAAGATCATCGGCGGCAAACCCATCGTGAACGTCCAAGGCTGCCCGCCGATCGCGGAAGTCATGGCCGGCGTGCTGGTGCACCTGCTCACGTTCGACCGCATCCCGCAGCTCGACAATCTCGGCCGCCCGAAGGCGTTCTACTCGCGCCGCGTGCACGACACGTGCTATCGCCGCCCGAACTACGACGCCGGTCTCTTCGTCGAGAGCTTCGACGACGAGAACGCGCGCAAGGGCTACTGCCTCTACAAGGTCGGTTGCCGCGGGCCGTCGACCTACAACTCCTGCGGCACGATTCGCTGGAACGGCGGCATCAGCTTCCCCATCCAGTCGGGTCACCCGTGCATCGGTTGCTCCGAGGCGAATTTCTGGGACAACGGACCTTTCTACCAACGCGTGCCGGCGTTCCCAGGCTTCGGCATCGAGCAGACGGCCGACAAGCTCGGCATTGCCGCGTTGGCGGCTTCGGCGGGCGGCGCGGCCGTCCACGCCGTGATGACCAACATCCGCAAGCGCCACGAAATCGGCGAACACGCCGGCGAGAACGCCGAGCAGGCCGAGAAGGACAACCCGGAGTCCAAATCCTAA